In the genome of Oncorhynchus mykiss isolate Arlee chromosome 18, USDA_OmykA_1.1, whole genome shotgun sequence, one region contains:
- the s100b gene encoding protein S100-B — protein sequence MTDLESSLATIMEVFHKYAEKEGDKHKLKKSELKDLINEELPALTGQVKDQATMDSLMESLDTDGDSELDFQEFMTFITMVTVCCHDFCEHHEDE from the exons ATGACTGATCTGGAGAGTTCACTGGCCACCATCATGGAGGTGTTCCATAAGTATGCAGAGAAAGAAGGGGACAAGCACAAACTGAAGAAAAGTGAACTGAAAGACTTGATCAATGAGGAGCTACCAGCCCTTACAGGG CAAGTGAAGGACCAGGCCACTATGGACAGTTTGATGGAGAGCCTGGACACGGATGGAGACTCGGAATTGGACTTCCAAGAGTTCATGACATTTATCACCATGGTAACTGTCTGTTGCCATGATTTCTGTGAGCACCATGAGGACGAGTAG